The DNA window TTCcatgacacaaaaaacatttgtattattCATAAGAAACTGTGTCTTTGCTTTAAAATCAAagttaataacaaaaaatatattttttctgttatttagtTGAAGCTATTTGTGTTTACGTTATATCTGTTTGGTTTACCAGACATAAAGTTGGAAGTTACATTTTTGGGGAAACCACTGATCCAGGTTTGATCATGAATAGTTAAAATGGAGGATTTCCTTGTGTGAATAAGAATAATaccagaacagaaaataaaacgcacagcaaaaaataaaaataaaaaataacattattgggcaaaaaaaaaaaaaaaaaaaaaaagaaatggggctgcacagtggtgcagttggtagagctgttgctttgcagcaagaaggttcttggttcaattcccagccccagtctttctgcgtggagtttgcatgttctccctgtgcatgtgtgggttttttccaggtactccagtttactcccacggtccaaaacatgactgctaggtcatttggtctgtctaaattgtccctaagtgtgggtgtgtgtgtgcgtggttgtttgtcctgtgtgtctctgtggtgccctgcgacagactggcgacctgtccagggtgaccccgcctctcgcccggaacgtcagctggagatgggcaccagcaaccctcccgaccccactaagggacaagggtgtaaaggaaatggatggatggatattggtcaaaaatgaaaaatggggTTTTGTTGTATGCTTGGGTCAAGTATTTATGTATTAAGATATATACATTTTCATAGAATACTGCAGTTGTGATCATCAATATATTATGTAGCAGTAGCAGGACAATTTCTGATTAGATTTTAGattatgattttcatttttgttttaaaacttcgCATTaaactgaagtattttttttaccagcattttcTATTTACATCTTACAATATGCTAAATGCAACCAAGGCACAGTTTGTGTGGAATTTTTAGACAAATGGATAAGTTTATAAAAACCAACACATCATCTTTACCTCCAATGGCCTGGAGCAGCCCACAGATGTTGAATATGCTCTTCTTCTTGATGCTCTGAAAGCACAGAGTGAAGATGGAGATGCAGGCCACGCACCCGAGCACCAGCATCCCGGCTGCCAGAAACAACATGGCGGCCTGCCAGAATTTACTGCCCACTTCCCCAAATGTCCCTGCGTAATTCCCGCAGCTGATCTCTCCCTCGATATGTTTGCAGCGGCTGTAGAGGCCGAGGGACTCCCTGTCATTCACTTTTGTCTGTGTCACATCATTATCAGCCAGAAGGGGTTTCACCAGCCAATCAGGGCTCATGAATGCGACCAGCTCTGCAAAGGCCACAATGATGCTGAGCAGGGTCCACAGCATGGAGCGGCATGTTACAATGACATGACACATGGCTTCAGCTCTGAGTCCAAAGCTGAAATGAGGTCTTTAGGTTTCCAAAGAATTCCTCTCCGTCTCCACAGAAAGTTAAGAGAAGTTCCTGGTTTAAATCCAGATGGACTGCAGATCTTATCCTCTCGGAGCAGATGTCGGTCCCCTCGGTCAGCGCTACTTCTCCTTTTCAGTGTGTCCCTCCTCTCTGAAGCGAGCCAACACGCTGGTCATCCCCAAAAGCAACAAAGCTCTGACGCAGCTTCCTTTAGTCGTGGCTCtggagaaaaaagaagcagagaaacGTCAAAAGGTCACTCAGGATTTTCCCGTTCACTATGAATCATTGAGTGTTTATTCATTGGTCCCCAGGACGTCCAGTTCGTCTCCCTGCTACCAGCTCAGACTCATCCTACTTCAGATTCTGTCAGCCAGCTGTGAGCATAACATGagcatcactcccagatggttCACAGTCATAatgaatcacacacacacataacttCTGGAGATGGAAGAGTTTACACTATCATAATTCATTCTCAGACCTCAGTGAGCTGGATTTGAACTGAGAAACAACAGGAGCCTTGTGTGATCAGCTGTCAGCACCAATCAGCGCAGAGCTCTGCTACAACACGCCATCTGACTGCAACAGAAAAGCAGGCCTGATCCATCTTGCAATGGCAGATGCAACGTAAATATAGCCGAGTGTTTAAGTTACACCTAATAAATGCTATAAATGATGAGTTTTGTACATCGGAGTATTCCTGTGTGACAAGAGCTTGTGTTTATTTACAGATGAGTCACTGGATCACAGAAAGTacttgttctgctgctgctgctgctatgaTTTAGCTGCTGTGGCCGCACTGGCACTGGCCCCGCCACAGTCATCGTCCTGCGGGAGTCGAatagtttctctgatttcacAGATTCGTCATGatgacataaacataaaaaatatctattgTTTGGTTTACAAACTGCCTGGTTGTCCTTGCCTAATTTCGCTGGTCAGGAGTCAGGAGACAGCTCAATAAATATCAACTTCTAAAGCTGCAGTTGGTCTGCATTGCTAAAcgtattttatttgcatattataTTATGGGCATAAAGCATATCacaaaaaatctggaaaagtttAAGCAAGGTCAAAACCCTTTACTCTCTGAGAATAATATAAAGACCAGATGAAAGTTTTCCGGCAACAAGGAAACAATCTGGACTTTTGGAACAAAATTCTTTGAACAGAtgagtttaaaactgaattatctGAAGCCCAGAACAGAGGACATAAACCTAATACTGCATTCCAGGAAAGGAGCGTCATAGTATGGCTTTCTGCAACAGGGAATAATTAGCTCGACATCGTAGAATCCACCTTGACGCCTGCTGTGTATCAGAAGGCGATTGAGGAAAATATAAGATCTGAAACATGACAACATGAATCTTTCAAAGAGTCCAAAACTCTCCAAATAGAGTGGAATCTTATCATTTAAAGTAGAATAATCTTATTAATGTCATTCTAATACCTCACTTAATGTCTCATCCTTCTTTTGGTAAAAGTTTCAGCAAAAAATCTTTCACCAGAATTTAGaaatctctctttctgcctTGCCTGAAGGGACATAAATAAAGAGTTAGGTTTCAGATAACAACACCACAAGCAAAATTCCAGTTTATGATGGTAAATCTCTCAACCAGAAGCGCTAGGAACGAACCGCGCTGCTTTATATTGCTTGATAAGCTCTGAGTCACTTGTAGAGAATCCACCTCAGAAATTTCACAGGCCACAAAATGATAGTGTTATCATTGTATGTTGAAAAGGAGACTTGATGATTCATCTAAACACAGGACTGACtagaaagcaaaaatacaaaacaaaacaaaacaaaaaatcccaaaTGAGGTCACAATGGCGAAGTCAGACAGCATCAGAGATCCAGGTACGGAGCCTCAGATGTGGTTGTGATTCATATCATCAGGATTTGGCTTTGTCCACAGTTTCCACGGTTTGTCTTAAGCTGAATATCACGGACTTCTCGGCGCTTCACATGTTCCTGCTCCCATTCAACTTGTTTTCCCACTCCTAATTAGAGATTATATGAAACCCCAGCCAAAATACACCGTCTAGTGTCTACATATAATTACCCAGCCAGCTTGGCGATAAACAGCGGGAGTACGTTTAAGCTAAGACCAGTTATAGCTACAGGATATATAAGAAGCAGCTTGGTCAACGTACATCGTTTGTCATGACGGAAACAGCAGGAATAAACAGGAAACAACCAGGATGCATCAGTGTCTCCCCCTCTGAGGACAATTCAGCTCTTAAACGTCCGTCTGATCTAAACCGTCATTCCTCCAGTCAGCTCTCTACAGTCTGTACCAGGAGGATTCAACAAGGCACACAGTTATAGTCCACAATAAAAAGCTGGAGTGACAGTATAATCGGGTATCCGAGCTGTGTTTATGTGGTTCGGAATAATTTCGGGAGTGCTCCTTACAGCTACTGTTTATTTTAGGCTTTTCCACATTCTGTGGCTGTTCTAATTCTTGTCCGTTTCCCCTTTACAATACTGGTTTCACACAACAGCAAAATCACAGTCCAGGCTAGCAACGAGCaatgtagttttttgttttttatcatgaACCTGAATTTCAATGGGATTATGAGTTTACCTTGTGCAGCTTGAGTCTTTAGTTTGCTGCTGATTATAGTTTATTCAAACAGAGCTCAGTGCTCTCTGTTAAGTCTACAGTGCCCACAAATTAGCAGCTCTTCCACTTCAAGCCACACGGATGGagccataaaatacatttttggaagGCAATTAGCAGGCTCCTTTTGTGTAGACCTCAGCTATTACAGGAAATTGTCTCATTCGTATCCCATTGTGGCTCTcatttaagaaaacattcaaaggtTAACGAAACCTTTAATCCACCTTACAGGGGTGTTACAAAGAAATATGTGCAAAagcttcttttgtgtttttggtacAAGGATTGAGAACAAAACCAGGTAGATTCATCTGAAACCTAAACTTGCTGTCACACTTTGTTCTTCTGttggagtttttaaaaacacttttttactgGAGGACATAAGGGCACGATCCTGTCCTGCATAACCTCAACACGCATTATAACTAAGTGAATTTTTTTCATTCCAACACATCCCAAGGGTGTTTTATTGGCACAAGGTGTTCTTTGCACCTTTGTGCAGTTAGTAAGTGTATATTACTATTTGGAAGAAGGGCGTAAAACTTACAGTACAGGTAAAtctattgtttcttttttttttccccttcgcTTAATTAATTACAATTACAGACAATCTTTGAAGACACGCTTCTGTCATTAAAGAACTGTAAGAAGATCTCTTATTTGTGAACTTGAATCAATGGTTTGTGGTTATTATGTGTCATGGACACCAACCAAAATTTTCAGAGTTTCTTTGGAGAAAGTCATGCAGGAACAGACACCTGCTGAAGCCATTTCTCCATTTTAGATGTCCATCTATCGTCACGCTGACTCAACTGATTCAACTCCAGCTCCAGAGGTCGAGACTTCTGGCATCTTCTGTCTCGCAGTATGAACAGATTTCAAGACTGTATCATATTGAACATGCTGCAATATGACACTTTCTCGAGTGACTTACGATTTTTGAAATAGCAGCATGTGCCAGGCCTGACTCGCAGTAAATTTGgatgtgattaatttattttgaacatgtcCATTATCCTGATGGTGGAACCATGTTTACTTAAAGAGATGCAAATATTGTCATAAAATCCATAAAACCACTTGAGGAACTAATCCATGTTAAAGCTTACTTAGAGTTGTGTACAAGATGTCACAGAGTTGTATGAGTAATGTGCCGGAGTTTGTTTAAGTGTACAGAAAAGGTCACGATATCCTGAGAAGGATGAAAAGTTTCCGCTTGTTTGCCGGCTGTTGAGCAAACTTCTGGAGAACGTGCGTAGGCAGCAGTTCACTGATGAAGGTtagtttctctttgtgtttacTGGAACACCAAGGAAGATTAGACTCTTGAAGTTATGATCCATTTCAAACACGCAGCTATGGTTGCCTTCTGTGTCTGTACCCTCAAACTGCTTGATCTTTCTTACTGGATGTGCTGTTTGTGTTGTAGATATGTACCACCTCAAACAGTGACAGGTTCTGGCATCTTGATGTATTGAAATGATCCTCCATGATGCTGAGTTTGGCTGATGTT is part of the Poecilia reticulata strain Guanapo linkage group LG9, Guppy_female_1.0+MT, whole genome shotgun sequence genome and encodes:
- the LOC103470079 gene encoding lipoma HMGIC fusion partner-like 2 protein → MCHVIVTCRSMLWTLLSIIVAFAELVAFMSPDWLVKPLLADNDVTQTKVNDRESLGLYSRCKHIEGEISCGNYAGTFGEVGSKFWQAAMLFLAAGMLVLGCVACISIFTLCFQSIKKKSIFNICGLLQAIGGLLLIVGLMLYPTGWGSEKVTKFCGSEASAFRPAGCSLGWAFYTAIGGTLGTFLCSVLSAQAEIATSSDKVQEEIEEGKSLICLL